The Gemella haemolysans genome includes a region encoding these proteins:
- a CDS encoding TIGR04282 family arsenosugar biosynthesis glycosyltransferase, with the protein MKNKIIFFTRVPKMGTTKTRLYDFVSPENAIEIQKKLMKLNYRLLKESGEELVVYHDGQISDDNTMKDILENREFSYQEGKTLGDKMYNAIEQELKTSDKVILLGSDIYNLKKDMINTAFEKLDNFDIVINPSIDGGYFLIGMKKAIKEVFDLPSYGDNSVLENLLAVCKEQGLSYYLGESGLDIDTKEDLLLAESGYENIELLGAGEYNINFTFDDKNFKKVLRINMKSQMNLENQIEYEYETLQLLKDSGVTPKPYELVTETSLLPYKYLTMEFLKGRALNYKTDMHIAAYLLSKVHNTPYGDNNLINAANPFQLMFDECKQMAGEYLAWDKADEKVSSYINRFLEKCLTLIPEKYSIANPCIINTELNSGNFLIGEGKEDSYVIDWEKALIGECEQDLAHFLAPTTTFWKTDIILLKEEIDEFLEEYNKYRTFDRERFERYLIFNCLRGVTWCSMAFRQYSENDKILMDDSTFKKISSYIELEFLEKVSVYFK; encoded by the coding sequence ATGAAAAACAAAATAATATTTTTTACAAGAGTACCGAAGATGGGTACAACAAAAACAAGGTTATATGACTTTGTTTCACCAGAAAATGCTATTGAAATTCAAAAAAAATTAATGAAATTGAATTATAGACTTTTAAAAGAAAGCGGAGAAGAATTAGTAGTTTATCACGATGGTCAGATTAGTGACGATAATACGATGAAGGATATTTTAGAAAATAGAGAATTTTCTTATCAAGAAGGAAAAACACTTGGTGATAAGATGTATAATGCTATTGAACAAGAATTAAAAACTAGTGACAAGGTGATTTTATTAGGTTCTGATATCTATAATTTAAAAAAAGATATGATTAATACTGCTTTTGAGAAATTAGATAATTTTGATATTGTTATAAACCCTAGTATTGATGGTGGGTACTTTTTAATAGGTATGAAGAAAGCCATTAAAGAAGTATTTGATCTTCCTAGTTACGGAGATAACAGTGTTTTAGAGAATCTGCTTGCTGTTTGTAAAGAACAAGGATTAAGTTATTATCTAGGTGAAAGTGGACTTGATATCGATACAAAAGAAGACCTTCTACTTGCAGAATCAGGCTATGAGAATATTGAGTTACTAGGTGCGGGAGAATATAATATTAACTTTACCTTTGACGATAAGAATTTTAAAAAAGTTCTTAGAATAAATATGAAGAGCCAGATGAATCTTGAAAATCAAATAGAGTATGAATATGAGACTCTACAATTGTTGAAAGATAGTGGAGTTACACCAAAACCTTATGAACTAGTCACAGAAACAAGTTTACTGCCATATAAATATTTAACGATGGAATTTTTAAAAGGTAGAGCACTTAATTATAAAACAGATATGCATATTGCAGCTTATTTATTAAGTAAGGTTCACAATACACCATATGGAGACAATAACTTAATCAATGCAGCAAATCCATTTCAATTAATGTTTGATGAATGTAAACAAATGGCAGGTGAATATTTAGCTTGGGATAAGGCTGATGAGAAAGTTAGTTCTTATATTAATAGATTCTTAGAAAAGTGCCTGACACTTATACCTGAAAAGTATAGTATAGCCAATCCATGTATTATAAATACAGAATTAAATTCAGGGAATTTCTTAATTGGAGAAGGAAAAGAAGATAGTTATGTTATTGATTGGGAGAAGGCATTAATAGGAGAGTGTGAACAAGATTTAGCTCACTTCCTAGCACCGACGACAACATTTTGGAAGACTGATATTATTTTATTGAAAGAAGAAATTGATGAATTCCTAGAAGAGTATAATAAATATCGCACTTTTGATCGAGAAAGATTTGAAAGATATCTAATATTTAATTGTCTGAGAGGAGTTACTTGGTGTAGTATGGCATTTAGACAGTATAGTGAAAATGATAAAATACTGATGGATGATAGTACCTTTAAAAAAATATCCTCATATATAGAATTAGAATTTTTAGAAAAAGTATCAGTATACTTTAAATAG
- a CDS encoding rhodanese-like domain-containing protein, with protein MKYNKFLAVSMSAVLSLALVGCSTTSSAKELKGEELNKIQKDDKEKENYLVIDVRDEASYKEGHLKHAINIPLSKIDKSIEEIRTWREKKVVIYSDKSDKTKDAVEKLTKQGFKDVSGAQNLKDYNYDLVKYSSLSSGKFQDALLDTVANNVFLDVRDKADFEKGHAAGAKNIDVKKLDDLKSILPENKELPIYVYSSTGNSSSVVAQKLIDLGYKNVCNAIYGTKKHSYKFEIADCCKDPSDAVKGAEHK; from the coding sequence ATGAAATATAATAAGTTTTTAGCTGTAAGTATGTCAGCGGTCTTATCATTAGCTTTAGTAGGATGTTCAACTACTTCGTCTGCAAAAGAATTGAAAGGTGAAGAGTTAAACAAAATTCAAAAAGATGATAAGGAAAAAGAAAACTATCTAGTTATTGATGTAAGAGATGAGGCTTCTTATAAGGAAGGACACCTTAAACATGCAATTAATATTCCATTGTCAAAAATAGATAAAAGTATAGAAGAAATTCGTACATGGAGAGAGAAGAAAGTAGTTATTTATAGTGATAAATCTGATAAAACAAAAGATGCTGTAGAAAAACTAACAAAACAAGGGTTTAAAGATGTTTCTGGAGCTCAAAATTTAAAAGATTATAATTATGATCTTGTAAAATATTCATCATTAAGTAGCGGTAAATTCCAAGATGCATTATTAGACACAGTTGCAAACAATGTGTTCTTAGATGTAAGAGATAAAGCTGATTTTGAAAAAGGTCACGCAGCTGGAGCAAAAAATATCGATGTTAAAAAATTAGATGATTTAAAATCAATTTTACCAGAAAACAAAGAATTACCAATATATGTATATAGTTCTACAGGAAATAGTTCTTCAGTAGTAGCTCAAAAACTTATTGATTTAGGATACAAAAATGTATGTAATGCAATTTATGGAACTAAAAAACACAGTTATAAATTTGAAATTGCAGATTGCTGTAAAGATCCAAGTGACGCAGTAAAAGGTGCAGAGCATAAGTAA
- a CDS encoding rhodanese-like domain-containing protein, producing MKYNKLLVVSMAAVLSLSLAGCSSASNSSSSSNNGTVAVKELKGEELNKIEKDDKEKEKYLVIDVRDAKEYKEGHVKHAINIPLADIEKHAEHLSAWKDKEVVTVCNTGKKSKEAADKLVKAGFKKVSNAQGVKDYKDYEIVKFTTLLAGDFQAAIDKKEGTFIDVREAKDYEKGHVSGAKNIDVKNIDKDLAALLPADKNAPVYTYCYSGNRSSKAAQKAVELGYTNVYNAWDGTKEHDYKF from the coding sequence ATGAAATACAATAAATTATTAGTTGTCAGTATGGCAGCCGTATTATCTTTATCTTTAGCAGGTTGTTCTTCAGCTTCGAATAGTAGCTCAAGCAGTAACAATGGGACAGTTGCTGTAAAAGAACTAAAAGGGGAAGAATTAAATAAAATAGAAAAAGATGACAAAGAAAAAGAAAAATATCTTGTTATCGATGTAAGAGATGCTAAAGAATACAAAGAAGGTCATGTAAAACACGCAATCAATATTCCATTAGCTGATATTGAAAAACATGCAGAACACTTAAGTGCATGGAAAGATAAAGAAGTAGTAACAGTTTGTAATACTGGTAAGAAAAGTAAAGAAGCTGCTGATAAACTTGTAAAAGCAGGATTTAAAAAAGTTTCTAATGCACAAGGTGTCAAAGACTATAAAGACTATGAAATAGTTAAATTTACAACATTATTAGCAGGTGACTTCCAAGCTGCAATCGATAAAAAAGAAGGAACATTTATTGATGTTCGTGAAGCAAAAGATTATGAAAAAGGGCACGTATCTGGAGCGAAAAATATTGATGTTAAAAACATTGATAAAGACTTAGCAGCATTATTACCAGCCGATAAAAATGCACCAGTTTATACATACTGCTATAGCGGAAACCGTTCTTCAAAAGCAGCTCAAAAAGCAGTAGAACTTGGTTATACAAATGTGTATAATGCATGGGATGGTACAAAAGAACACGATTATAAATTTTAA
- a CDS encoding HAD family hydrolase yields MTKIKNLIFDLDNTLYDFSDIWKKSNKLVFEYLEYNKLINYDDFFKLYKSINNKLVKEVVQGKLRLIELRNKRLKLTLTKLGVELSNEDCKFYYDKQFEFILALIEPDEEVNMWIDKLKEKYNMIILTNGKSQEQRLKLKKLGLEGVFKLYISGETHISKPKEGAFINVLESEELLPEETMMIGDSLYHDIKPAKKLGLKTCLIEKKWHFDDELAAYTGYKVKDIKQFFTELDKL; encoded by the coding sequence ATGACTAAGATAAAAAATTTAATTTTCGATTTAGATAATACTCTATATGATTTTAGTGATATATGGAAAAAATCAAATAAATTAGTATTTGAGTATTTAGAATACAATAAGCTAATAAATTATGATGATTTTTTCAAACTTTACAAAAGCATAAATAACAAGTTGGTTAAAGAAGTAGTTCAAGGGAAATTAAGATTGATAGAGCTTAGAAATAAACGATTAAAATTAACTTTGACAAAACTTGGTGTGGAACTTAGTAATGAAGATTGTAAGTTTTATTATGATAAGCAATTTGAATTTATCTTGGCATTGATAGAACCTGATGAAGAGGTGAATATGTGGATAGATAAATTAAAAGAAAAATATAATATGATTATCTTAACGAATGGAAAATCGCAGGAACAAAGATTGAAATTGAAAAAATTAGGCTTAGAAGGAGTTTTTAAACTATATATTTCAGGAGAAACCCATATAAGTAAGCCCAAAGAAGGAGCTTTTATAAATGTTCTTGAATCTGAAGAATTATTACCTGAGGAAACGATGATGATAGGTGATTCATTATATCATGATATAAAACCAGCTAAAAAATTAGGTTTAAAAACATGTTTGATTGAGAAAAAATGGCATTTCGATGATGAGTTAGCGGCTTATACTGGATATAAAGTTAAGGATATAAAACAATTTTTTACAGAATTAGATAAGTTATAA
- the cysE gene encoding serine O-acetyltransferase, which translates to MGYFENLNYNLNRVLKDDPAAESKLMIYLTYPHIKALNYHYFSHKLYKKGWHTMARLLSKRARRLTGIEIHPGAEIGKGLFIDHGMGVVIGETAIVGDNVTMYHGTTLGGTTLDPIKRHPTIGDNVMIGAGAKVLGNITIGKNSKIGANAVVKHSVPDGTIVYEARPVIRYLEEDK; encoded by the coding sequence ATGGGTTATTTTGAGAATTTAAATTACAATTTAAATCGAGTTTTAAAAGACGATCCTGCAGCAGAGTCGAAACTAATGATTTATCTTACATATCCTCACATAAAGGCTCTAAATTATCACTACTTTTCACATAAATTGTATAAAAAAGGATGGCATACAATGGCTCGCCTTTTATCAAAAAGAGCGAGAAGATTGACTGGAATTGAAATACATCCTGGAGCAGAAATTGGTAAAGGATTATTTATCGATCATGGAATGGGCGTAGTAATAGGAGAAACTGCGATAGTTGGAGATAATGTTACCATGTATCATGGAACTACTTTAGGAGGTACTACATTAGATCCCATAAAGAGGCATCCGACTATTGGAGATAATGTTATGATAGGTGCAGGGGCGAAGGTTTTAGGAAATATAACAATAGGAAAAAATTCTAAAATTGGAGCTAATGCAGTAGTAAAACATAGTGTTCCAGATGGAACTATAGTTTATGAAGCAAGGCCTGTAATAAGATATTTAGAAGAAGATAAATAA
- a CDS encoding PLP-dependent cysteine synthase family protein: protein MISSSLKFVGNTPVYQLDNTNIFVKLEKYNLGGSVKDRAVLGMLEEAISQGAVNKDTILVEPTSGNTGIAVAILASVLGLKAVVIMPESMSIERRNIIKAYGAQLILTPKELGIKGSIEKAAEIREKYSNAISLSQFDNPANPGYHHKTTGREILEQVPNIDIFVAGVGTGGTFTGVAKYLKENKPEVLSIAVEPAESPAISEGHGGPHKIQGIGTGFIPENFKKEYMDDIFTVTSDEAIEETKNFLRSTGIGIGISSGAAIVGAKKAAEKYPGKNIVTILPDGVDKYLSVLDFEDVTHVEV, encoded by the coding sequence ATGATTTCATCATCATTAAAATTCGTGGGTAACACACCCGTATATCAACTAGATAACACAAATATTTTTGTGAAACTAGAAAAATACAATCTAGGAGGAAGCGTTAAAGATAGAGCTGTGCTTGGTATGTTAGAAGAAGCTATTTCTCAAGGTGCGGTTAATAAAGATACTATCCTTGTTGAACCAACTAGTGGTAATACAGGTATAGCTGTAGCTATTTTAGCTTCTGTTTTAGGATTAAAAGCTGTGGTAATTATGCCAGAAAGCATGAGTATTGAAAGACGTAATATTATTAAAGCATACGGAGCACAATTAATTTTAACACCAAAAGAATTAGGAATTAAAGGTTCAATCGAAAAAGCTGCAGAAATTCGTGAAAAATATAGCAATGCTATTTCTCTAAGTCAATTTGATAATCCTGCTAACCCAGGATATCACCACAAAACAACAGGACGTGAAATATTAGAACAAGTACCTAATATTGATATCTTTGTTGCTGGAGTTGGAACTGGAGGAACATTTACAGGTGTTGCTAAATATTTAAAAGAAAATAAACCAGAGGTATTATCAATTGCTGTAGAACCAGCAGAATCACCAGCTATTAGTGAAGGTCATGGCGGGCCGCACAAAATCCAAGGAATTGGAACAGGGTTTATTCCAGAAAACTTCAAAAAAGAATATATGGATGATATATTTACAGTAACAAGTGATGAAGCAATAGAAGAAACTAAAAACTTCTTACGTTCTACTGGAATAGGTATTGGTATTTCATCTGGAGCTGCAATTGTTGGAGCTAAGAAAGCAGCTGAAAAATATCCAGGTAAAAACATTGTAACTATCTTACCTGATGGGGTTGATAAATATTTATCTGTCCTTGATTTCGAAGATGTTACACATGTAGAAGTGTAA
- a CDS encoding RluA family pseudouridine synthase has product MTNIILKYVVKNEQVLREFLLENNISRKTLTRIKFDNDGSIKVNSKEENVRYILKEGDIVEITLPSENYSEFVRFIDKPIDIVYEDDYFLVVNKEINLPSIPSRNAEDESLLERVNYYFREKNINSIPHIVTRLDKNTSGLVLIAKHRHIHALFSNMEIDKYYTALINGKIKDHGILEAPIRRVSSSIIEREVGEGGEYAKTEYWSEKHNIKNDINVIRLKLYTGKTHQIRVHMKYLGYPLLGDELYGGDISLISRQALHCSNLAFIHPISREKVNVCTNLPDDMSNIIKHNE; this is encoded by the coding sequence ATGACTAATATTATTTTGAAGTATGTAGTTAAAAATGAACAAGTATTAAGAGAATTTCTTCTGGAAAACAATATTTCAAGAAAAACTCTTACGAGAATAAAGTTCGATAATGATGGCAGTATAAAAGTAAATAGCAAGGAAGAAAATGTTAGATATATCTTAAAAGAAGGTGACATTGTAGAGATTACACTTCCTAGTGAAAACTATAGTGAATTTGTTAGATTTATAGATAAACCTATCGATATTGTGTATGAAGATGACTATTTTTTAGTTGTGAACAAAGAAATTAATCTACCTTCAATACCATCTAGAAATGCTGAAGACGAGTCTTTATTAGAAAGAGTCAATTACTATTTTAGAGAAAAAAATATTAATTCAATTCCTCATATAGTAACACGCCTTGATAAAAACACATCCGGCTTAGTATTAATAGCTAAACATAGACATATCCATGCATTATTTAGTAATATGGAGATAGATAAGTATTACACGGCGTTAATAAATGGGAAAATAAAAGATCATGGTATTCTTGAAGCTCCTATACGTCGAGTGAGTTCTAGTATTATAGAACGTGAGGTGGGAGAAGGCGGAGAGTATGCTAAGACTGAATATTGGTCAGAAAAACACAATATTAAAAATGATATTAATGTTATTAGATTGAAGCTTTATACAGGAAAAACTCACCAGATAAGGGTACATATGAAATACTTAGGGTATCCACTTCTGGGTGATGAGTTGTATGGTGGAGATATTAGCTTAATAAGTAGGCAAGCACTTCATTGTAGTAACTTAGCGTTTATCCATCCAATTTCTAGAGAAAAGGTAAATGTATGTACAAATTTACCAGATGATATGAGCAATATTATTAAACATAATGAGTAA
- a CDS encoding NAD kinase: MLEGKFSVEVRHDEISEKIGLKLKEFLLSSDMKEDKENPDYVFAVGGDGTVLRTFNKYMDNLDNIKFLSIHTGHLGFYTDYSVQNYERIFFDMLALKPKIEEYPLLRVKAYCSNGDLVSDYYSLNEITVNNHTGSTYSAKVYINGVHFESFRGDGLCISTPTGSTAYNKSLGGAVIHPQLPLYQVTEIAALNNLVYRTLGNPLILSQDDELMIKPIDKENHRITVDHMHFNYDSVSKIKITLAKDKKVSFIRYNDDSFWQRVKRSFIKND; this comes from the coding sequence ATGTTAGAAGGTAAATTTAGTGTAGAGGTCAGACATGACGAAATATCAGAAAAGATAGGTTTGAAGTTAAAAGAGTTTCTTCTATCTAGTGATATGAAAGAAGATAAAGAGAATCCTGATTATGTTTTTGCTGTTGGTGGAGATGGTACCGTACTGCGAACATTTAATAAGTATATGGATAATTTAGATAATATCAAATTCTTATCTATTCACACAGGACACTTAGGATTTTATACGGACTACTCAGTTCAAAACTACGAAAGAATCTTTTTTGATATGTTAGCTTTAAAACCGAAAATTGAAGAATATCCTTTATTAAGAGTAAAAGCATATTGTTCAAATGGAGATTTAGTTTCAGATTATTATTCTTTAAATGAAATTACAGTTAATAATCATACTGGAAGCACATATTCAGCTAAGGTATATATTAATGGTGTGCACTTTGAAAGTTTTAGAGGAGATGGGCTATGTATTAGTACGCCTACAGGTTCAACTGCATATAACAAGAGTCTAGGTGGAGCGGTAATTCACCCACAGTTACCATTGTATCAAGTAACCGAAATAGCAGCATTAAATAATCTTGTTTATAGAACATTAGGAAATCCTTTAATATTATCTCAAGATGACGAACTTATGATTAAACCGATAGATAAGGAAAATCATCGTATTACAGTAGATCATATGCATTTTAATTATGATAGTGTTTCAAAAATAAAAATTACTTTAGCAAAGGATAAGAAAGTTTCTTTTATTCGTTATAATGATGACAGTTTTTGGCAACGAGTGAAGAGATCATTTATAAAAAATGACTAA
- a CDS encoding DUF402 domain-containing protein: MYRGEKPKKGDVVKIIAYKHDGSIHRIWHKNVVLEADEQVLILANNRTLVTESDGRTWVTKEIALVYFHNECWFNIICMFREDGVHYYSNLSSPFAYDVDGVKYIDYDLDIKKYPDGKYFLLDEDEYNQNKARYQYGEKIDKILKYNVNKLQEWIDKNHGALAPDFADVWLENYEKIMGEDQNVRR, from the coding sequence ATGTACAGAGGAGAAAAGCCTAAAAAAGGTGATGTAGTAAAAATTATAGCGTATAAACATGATGGATCTATTCATAGAATTTGGCACAAGAATGTTGTACTAGAAGCGGATGAACAAGTTCTAATTTTAGCAAACAATAGAACACTTGTGACAGAAAGTGATGGAAGAACATGGGTTACAAAAGAGATAGCACTAGTTTATTTCCATAATGAATGTTGGTTTAATATAATTTGCATGTTTAGAGAAGATGGAGTTCACTATTATTCAAATTTAAGTAGTCCATTTGCTTATGACGTTGATGGAGTAAAATATATTGACTATGATTTGGACATAAAAAAATATCCAGATGGAAAATATTTCCTACTAGATGAAGACGAATATAATCAAAATAAAGCACGTTATCAGTATGGAGAAAAAATAGATAAAATATTAAAATATAATGTAAACAAACTTCAAGAATGGATTGATAAAAATCACGGAGCGCTTGCACCAGATTTTGCAGATGTATGGTTAGAAAACTATGAAAAAATAATGGGTGAAGATCAAAATGTTAGAAGGTAA
- a CDS encoding metal-sulfur cluster assembly factor translates to METLKDRVIEALENVIDPELGIDIMNLGLVYDVKMSDDNKHAIVDMTLTSMGCPLAPIIIEQVETAMLGVDEIEKVDVNIVWEPAWTKDKMSRYAKIALGVIDYE, encoded by the coding sequence ATGGAAACATTAAAAGATAGAGTAATAGAAGCGTTAGAAAATGTAATAGACCCTGAGCTTGGTATTGATATAATGAACTTAGGATTAGTATATGATGTTAAGATGAGCGATGACAATAAGCACGCTATAGTCGATATGACTTTAACATCTATGGGGTGTCCTTTAGCTCCTATTATCATCGAGCAAGTGGAAACAGCTATGCTAGGTGTCGATGAGATAGAGAAAGTAGATGTAAATATAGTTTGGGAACCAGCATGGACTAAAGATAAAATGTCACGATATGCTAAGATTGCTCTTGGTGTCATTGATTATGAATAG
- the rpiA gene encoding ribose-5-phosphate isomerase RpiA, with amino-acid sequence MNLKEVVGKKAVEYVKDGMVVGLGTGSTVFYFVHALADRVKEGLNVEMVSTSIQTVELAKSLGLKIKELEEIDHIDLAVDGVDEIDKDFNAIKGGGAALFREKIVADIACEVIWIYDESKDVEKLGNFNLPVEILPFGYSHTIRKMEEAGLNPVLRLKDGATLITDNSNFIVDLHLGYGFDIKAVKEKLESIVGVVEHGLFLNMCKLCIKGTEDGAIIIENPNN; translated from the coding sequence ATGAATCTAAAAGAAGTTGTTGGTAAAAAAGCTGTAGAATATGTAAAAGATGGTATGGTCGTTGGTTTAGGGACAGGATCGACAGTATTCTATTTTGTGCACGCACTAGCTGATAGAGTAAAAGAAGGATTGAATGTTGAAATGGTATCAACGTCGATTCAAACGGTTGAACTAGCTAAGAGCTTGGGGCTTAAAATCAAAGAACTAGAAGAGATTGATCATATTGATCTTGCTGTTGATGGAGTAGATGAAATCGATAAGGATTTTAATGCGATAAAAGGTGGAGGAGCAGCATTATTTAGAGAAAAAATAGTTGCTGATATTGCTTGTGAAGTAATCTGGATCTATGATGAGAGTAAAGATGTAGAAAAACTTGGGAACTTTAACCTACCTGTAGAAATATTACCATTTGGTTATAGTCATACTATAAGAAAAATGGAAGAAGCGGGTCTAAATCCAGTGTTAAGATTAAAAGATGGTGCTACTCTTATAACTGACAACAGCAATTTTATAGTGGATTTACACTTGGGTTATGGATTTGATATTAAAGCTGTAAAAGAAAAACTAGAAAGCATAGTTGGAGTAGTAGAGCATGGTCTATTTTTAAATATGTGTAAACTATGCATTAAAGGAACAGAAGATGGTGCTATAATTATAGAAAATCCAAATAATTAA
- the tyrS gene encoding tyrosine--tRNA ligase, with amino-acid sequence MSKLLEDLKYRDLVYQQTDEEGIKELLEKESVSIYCGTDPTGNSLHIGHLLPFLTLKRFQQHGHKPVILVGGGTGIIGDPSGRSEERQLQSLEVIEDNASRLEGQLRNIFRGDDNIEFVNNRDWLGKLSMIEFLRDYGKLVNINYLLAKDSISSRLDNGLSFTEFSYTILQGIDYAYLNEHHNVKLQIGGSDQWGNITTGLEIMRKLRGDVEAYGFTIPLMLKSDGTKFGKSTGGAVWLDPEQTTPYEFYQFWFNTADTEVVSALKKFTFLEKDQIEALRESSEKEPHLRLAQKALAEEMVKIVHGEKALESALNITKALFSGNIKELTHDELKEAVKGMPKSELEKKEYNIVDFLVESNLVQSKRQAREDVNNGAVYVNGDKVTDLEYVVEAKDRLEDGFTVLRRGKKKYLLVEYK; translated from the coding sequence ATGAGCAAATTATTAGAAGATTTAAAATATAGAGATTTAGTTTATCAACAAACAGATGAAGAAGGAATTAAAGAATTATTAGAGAAAGAAAGTGTGTCTATTTACTGTGGAACAGACCCAACTGGTAATTCACTACACATTGGGCACTTACTACCATTTTTAACATTAAAAAGATTTCAACAACACGGGCATAAACCTGTTATTTTAGTAGGTGGAGGAACTGGGATTATTGGTGATCCATCAGGAAGAAGTGAAGAACGTCAATTACAAAGTCTAGAGGTAATCGAAGATAATGCTAGTCGTCTTGAAGGGCAACTTCGTAATATTTTCCGTGGAGATGATAATATTGAATTTGTAAATAACCGTGACTGGTTAGGAAAATTATCTATGATTGAATTTTTACGTGATTACGGAAAATTAGTAAATATCAATTACTTACTAGCGAAGGACTCAATTTCAAGTCGCCTAGATAACGGATTATCATTTACAGAATTCAGCTATACTATACTACAAGGTATTGACTATGCATACTTAAATGAACACCACAATGTTAAATTACAAATTGGTGGTTCAGACCAATGGGGTAACATTACTACTGGTCTAGAAATCATGAGAAAACTTCGTGGAGATGTTGAAGCATACGGATTTACTATTCCATTAATGTTAAAATCTGATGGAACTAAATTTGGTAAATCTACTGGTGGAGCAGTATGGTTAGATCCAGAACAAACAACACCTTATGAATTTTACCAATTCTGGTTCAACACTGCGGATACAGAAGTAGTTTCGGCTCTTAAAAAATTCACATTCTTAGAAAAAGACCAAATTGAAGCATTAAGAGAAAGTTCTGAAAAAGAACCACACCTACGTTTAGCTCAAAAAGCATTAGCAGAAGAAATGGTGAAAATTGTTCACGGTGAAAAAGCGTTAGAGAGTGCATTAAACATTACAAAAGCATTATTCTCAGGAAACATTAAAGAACTAACTCACGATGAATTAAAAGAAGCTGTTAAAGGTATGCCAAAATCTGAATTAGAGAAAAAAGAATACAATATTGTAGATTTCCTAGTTGAAAGCAATCTAGTTCAATCAAAACGTCAAGCACGTGAAGATGTAAACAATGGTGCTGTTTATGTGAATGGGGATAAAGTTACAGACTTAGAATATGTTGTAGAAGCTAAAGACAGATTAGAAGATGGATTTACAGTACTTAGACGCGGTAAGAAAAAATATCTATTAGTTGAATATAAATAA